The sequence GTTTAGTGGATATTCCTGCCTGATCCGAATATTAGGTCGAAGCTAGTACTGCCTCCACCAGTGAAAGTGGACTACAGAGCAGCGTGCTTCTGCCATCAAGAATTAATAGACATTGGCTATGTGTGCTCCATATGCTTATCAAGTAAACGAAATTCAACAATATCGCTAATAACGTTGCTAATCTGAATTATTATAGTACATTGATTCCTCGTTTTGTTTACAGTATTCTGCAAATTCAGTCCAATATGCACAACTTGTCAGTAAGTGTTTCAAATAAAGCTAACATATccgaattatttatatattaccaatgaaaaaataatttgtacgTTTTATCATTCTCTCTTGCAGCACGGTATTCAAAATGCCAGGACCTATACctatgaaaatgaagaaaaagaagaagaatgtaGATATAGTTCATTGATGTATTTaacttgtaatttttttagccatagaaattttctatccAAATACATATTTTCTCACCATACAAATCAGAGTAATCCATTAACATCTCGGCTACGAAGTTATAGCCCTTTATAGTAGAAGATTTTGTCCACGTTCTGTCCGACTTTCTGTTGAAACTCTTTGTACTCGGGTTCGTATATCCTCAGCCATTCTGGTGTCATCGAGCTTAATGATTCAAGAATGTTACTCTAGAACGCTTTAGTAACCGAAAGTTCAATTACTATCGTTACTTACTTGTAACGAGGGAAAATTGCGAGAGACGAAGGAATCGCGAACCAGCATCTGTTAATGAGAAAATATTTTGACGAAGAACGAGTGATGCAACTGGAAATTCGACGAAGACGAGAATTACCCAATTGCACAGAAGATTGTCTCGAGCGGAGCTGCGAGCCACTGTCTTCGTTGATAAAAACAGTACGGCTTAATTGTATGCATGATTATTGGAATGAAGAGCATGCATGGCACGCACGTTGCTATTCTCGTGATCACACATTCGGCAATGGCTTTCACTGCTGCTACTCTGGATTCCATAAAGGGTTCTTGTGCACCTTTTGTGAACAGTGGAGTGCCCATGGAAATTTCGTTTTGGCGCATCAGCGGTAGATTTGTGACATGACCAGCAGCAACTGCGAGAAAGGGTACGAATCTCTAAAACCAAACGAAGTTTAGGAAGCACGAAGGAAAATGCAATGCGGCGAAGCGATAACAAGGAATCAACTTCGATGGTTGGTCCTCTTCGGCGCAACAGCTTTCTGCAACCAACAGCTACGATAGAACTGGCTAAAATTGCACACAAGAACGCTATTCTGGTTGAACTTCTCCCTTCAGAATTTTGGTCACCCAACGCATTTCGATTGACATAATTTAGAATGGCGTTGTGCGTCTGGTTAATCGTTTGAAACATCACAATGGCAGTTGTACTTCTAATGCATGCATATCATGAAGGATAAACTTGTTTTATCTATTTGACGAATATAGTGCTCTAAATAATTTACTTGTAAAATGTTAGCATCGCTGTTGTGAGCACAATGTTCACAGGTAACTGGAAGCACATTCTGCCAATCTTATACATCAATTGACCATTATCTGGGTGAAATGAACTGTCCCTGAGCTTTTTCGCGTATATAACGTCCTTCATTGTAGTACCAGGAGGAACGTTGCCATTTCTATGCAATACGCGCAATTCAGTTTAAAGTTTAGCACACTATTTACACAAATTCTAGTTTAGTTACTTATAATCTTCGCACAACTGTTTCGCTTCCAGTAATCTTTGCGTGGGCACGAAAACAATGCGAGTATCGGAAATGAAGGCATAGTGTTTCCATCTACCGATGTAGGTAGACTGGTCCCATAACGGTTGATCAATGTCAATCTTGTCGAGTTTCATTATCAAACAGATAGGACAAGAATTCTGTGTTCATGCATATTGCCGATTGTAACTCGTCAGTTTTATCAAGTCCGTTCACATTGTGAAGTTAACTGTTGTTTACTGTGATCACATATTGTTTATCACTCAATGGTGTGAAATCCAGGATCTGAATTAGTTCCATCAATTATGGTAATTGTTCTTCCTTAAATATCGTACATTTTTCACCTTCTTCTATCTCTTAAATAATGTTTATTACAGGCTAAAGCAACAACTTGTAAAGAAGCCATTCAACGGTGGGAGGAAAAAACTGGTTTAACAGCCAGCGAGCAGAAGGATATCAACTTGTCCTTTCAGTGGCCTCCTATGGAGAAAATGGACAACAACTTAGCGGCACTCACATCTGTAGAgtcagtatttatttatttatttaatatagaaTTCCTTGATACAGTCGCGAAAATGTTCTGCACTTTAGGAAATTATCTCTCTCCACGAACATGATAGAGAAGATCAGCGGTATCAATTCCTTGAAGAACTTGAGAATTTTATCTATCGGACGTAACAACATTAAAACATTCTCCGGCCTGGAAGCCGTGGGAGAACATTTAGAAGAATTATGGATATCCTACAATCAGATCGAGAAAATTAAGGGCGTGAGTGTACTGAAAGCCCTCAAAGTCCTCTACATGTCCAACAATTTGGTAAAGGACTGGGCAGAGTTTGGTCGCCTGCAAGAAATCCCGCACCTCGAGGATTTATTGTTTATCAACAATCCTATCTGCGAAAACATGGACGTAGAATTTTGGCGTAGTCAAGTGATTAAAAGGCTGCCCAAATTAAAGAAACTGGACGCTATACCGATCGTTTAAATATTTTGGATTCTAGATGGTTAATAAAAAGTCGAGTTTCGTTAAAAATCTCGCAATAAGATTGCACAACGTGTATTTACACAACACAGTATACATTTATGATACATTTCTGTTCTTCAATTATGTTACATTATATTGACATCTCCGTTCCATGGTGAGCGATCAGTAGTTCTCAACTTTCATGTCGTTCAGACCAAGTTCGTCGTTCTGTTCAAAGTTTCTTTCgtatttggtaattttcaaaccaGAGTCAAGTCCATCGTCCGACAGACTCTGTATGTAGCTGTTGCCAGCAGCATCGTCTAATATCAACGTTATCTCTCGTTTTCCTTCTAACACTTCGTCTAAATGCGCCAAGAAtgtttccattttcttcacgGTTTCCGGATCGCTGGTATCGCCGGTGAACGCTGTTGATGAGGACAACTGATCCTTGACCGCCATTAAAATACCTTCGACGGTGGTAAATCGTCCTCCTAAAGCGGCAGGACCGATTTCCAGCTCCAATTCTGGTATTTCCATGTAACAGGTCTCTG is a genomic window of Lasioglossum baleicum chromosome 14, iyLasBale1, whole genome shotgun sequence containing:
- the LOC143215665 gene encoding sideroflexin-2-like: MRQNEISMGTPLFTKGAQEPFMESRVAAVKAIAECVITRIATCVPCMLFIPIIMHTIKPYCFYQRRQWLAAPLETIFCAIGCWFAIPSSLAIFPRYNSMTPEWLRIYEPEYKEFQQKVGQNVDKIFYYKGL
- the LOC143215892 gene encoding sideroflexin-2-like, which encodes MELIQILDFTPLSDKQYVITNSCPICLIMKLDKIDIDQPLWDQSTYIGRWKHYAFISDTRIVFVPTQRLLEAKQLCEDYKNGNVPPGTTMKDVIYAKKLRDSSFHPDNGQLMYKIGRMCFQLPVNIVLTTAMLTFYKSTTAIVMFQTINQTHNAILNYVNRNALGDQNSEGRSSTRIAFLCAILASSIVAVGCRKLLRRRGPTIEVDSLLSLRRIAFSFLLLVMSQIYR
- the LOC143215664 gene encoding dynein axonemal light chain 1; translation: MAKATTCKEAIQRWEEKTGLTASEQKDINLSFQWPPMEKMDNNLAALTSVEKLSLSTNMIEKISGINSLKNLRILSIGRNNIKTFSGLEAVGEHLEELWISYNQIEKIKGVSVLKALKVLYMSNNLVKDWAEFGRLQEIPHLEDLLFINNPICENMDVEFWRSQVIKRLPKLKKLDAIPIV